The following DNA comes from Ricinus communis isolate WT05 ecotype wild-type chromosome 10, ASM1957865v1, whole genome shotgun sequence.
atttattattattttatgtcaGAGAAACCCAAAAAAAAGTTTTTGCCCTATGCATAGTCGTTTCAAACGTGTAAAGCCGATCGACTCATCATAGAGTCGAATCGGTACTATATAAAGTTGGTCAGCTGTGCACAAAGCCAATCGAGTCTATTGGTTAAGGCACGAATTTTTGTTaactttttcataaaatttcatGTTTTTTGAACAAATAACGCATATATCTAGTGTATATGTTATAGGAAATAAAgtttaatacaagaaaaatacCTCTCCGACTATCGAAAATGCACGGTGAGTGTTCAATTTTGCCAAAAGAAGGATTTTCTCCCCTTTGACAAGCCCAAGTTCGTTCTAGCAGGAAATCAGTGGTGAAAACTCCTAATTTAGTGCGATTGGGGTGCATCTTGAGAAtctagaagaagaataagattGCAAGACTGATTTTGCagaatttggttaagaaatgagagagaaatcaaagaaagaacaaaaaggggtttgagagaaaagtgaagaagaaatagaTAAAGTGAATAATGtatgaatatgaatatatatatatatatatatatatattaaaaaaggcGGTTAAATCAAGTTACATCCCGAAAGTGGGAAACTTACCAAATTGACTCAAAATGGCAATTGTATCATAATTTTATCCCAAAGTGGTAAGTATATAGAGGACAGTCTCTGCAAATATAAAATCAGTGGGCATGAATCCCAAATCAGTGAGCGTAGTGGTTCCCATATCAATAGGCATGGTGGTTTCCAAATCATTAGttgtggttcccaaatcataGGCATAATCCTTCAACCACGTAGGTGAAGTCCTTAAAGTTTAAGCAGGCATAGTcctcaaatttcaaaaataggcGAAGTCTTAAAAAATTCAAGCAGGTATGGACTCCACATCAAATCAAAATCCATTCGAGCTTACGAGGCGTGGTTTCTATAGCTCATCAAGATATCATTTTGTtgtatccttgatatttatgctttttcttgatttatttaaaattcatatgcATAAATCTCAACAAGCCGAGATTAGCTGTCAGCATCCATTTCCCGGATCCAAATATTGAgggaattatagaaaattttatgatgaaagttactacctttCTCGAGTTTTGTGAGGCTGAGGATGAGTGAATCCAAGTTAGGATtgagaataataaaatcaaaatcaattattagAGTCAATTtgcatttaattattagaaaaaagtaACTTTGAGGGATAAAATGATCGTTTCTACAAGTTTAGGGACCAAATtatcaaaatcttataaaatttatgccCACAAAGCCAATCAGCTCTGCGTACAGCCGAATCGACTCtacatagagccaatcggcttaGCATAGAGAGTGCCGATTGACTATTTTTTGATATTCGACTTACATGTATTTTGACTTTAAAATgcctaaaaatatataaataagtttttaaaaagttttagtgacaattattgagatttttaaagaatttttataggatattattgagtgaaaaaagaaagtattttcttttaaaattaaaagctaaaGTTTATCATTATGATCTTTAGGGTTTTCAAATCCTAGtcctataaataaaataatatggcTCAGGTCTAGAGTTAGTAACATTCATTAATTGAGAGCTACATTTCATTAAGCAGAGGCAACATCCTTTTAGTAGACATAGACTTTTGAGAGAAAACCTTACATTCAAATATAGAGAGTTTTTTTGAagaagtcactaagaaagaactctAGATTAGAAAACCTTTTTTTTAGGACGATAGTAATTCTTTTAGATCTCGAGCAGAACTGGATCCTCAGCCAATCTTCGGTTCAACTGCTTCCATATCTCCTCAGACTCACAAAATAGCAACCTATAGTGAAAACCTAAGGGTTCCCCTAAATCCACATCATCAACATTCCTTTCCCCTACCGGTTtctttatattgatttataaatttagaatcattattaggtttatttttggatatataatatggttcacatgattagattatgatttctctctatttaacatgttaattttattggattttgaatatgataataggaACATATAAGGCTTTGAATATAATAATGTgattttattgggttttgaatctgattagtTAAATGATTAGgaaaattattctaaatttgtattttatgCAACTGAATTAAATTTCTAGGGCTGCATGATTAAAATTGGGAGTTtgtcttaaaatattatatttgccTACAGTCAATTTGATTTCTAGGGTTTACATTTTTCTTAAGGTTTTTTTCATTagattttttgttcttttatgtTTCATTTGATTTCTAGGGCTGCATGATTAAAATTGAGAGTTTgtcttaaaatattagatttgcCTAAATTGCCCATATAATAGATTTTCAtctcttttattgatttttggCAATTTTGACTTACTTtagtcattttttttatattttttagttgtaagaatggttgtaatagctaggtTTAATTTTctgcacttttatttttattttatgcttaatatatatcaaataactGTGATGTGATTGTCTCATTAAAACTGAACACATAGCTCTAAAAATTGGATCCAACATGAAAATTTTAGTCTATTAGATTAATCATATGGTAATTGGGCTAAATGTAAATTCAATATAAATCTAGTGGATTTTTTTCAtgctttatattaattagttgggtcatattaaatttaagattacATAATTGAGCCTCTGCATAAAAAGTAGTCAAGTTAGGCTTATAAGCTGGAATCAAAgtataacttgtaattgggctaaaCTAGGTAAAGCgttgtacataattaattagtaaaatagaTTAATAAGTCAAACTTGGATTGGGTtcaataaaatgggctagaatTAAGAggacctcacatgttgtaatgaatatttgtaaatagaaattgttatattataaaaaataatttgttaaataataaaattaaagattaagatatgcaaataaggaagttgacTTTCAGATCCATTTCTAGATATGGCGAaacttccttatggaatctagtaCGCCActcaaattagtaaaagtatttTCGAGAAATATCCGGATGGCGACTCTATCTCCGtgctagtctctatgactagttagcatgtttccaattaggttgaaaagacTTGTAATGtcatagtcgctaaagacacttgggtgtgcTCCTGAAATCGTCGCCCATATTTAGTGTATTTATGTTGgggttttaaaaataaaaaagaaaaaattttggTAGAGATTTGGGTGGATAAAGAGCTGGTGATGCAGCTAGAATTTGATGGTGCCTATGGAAAAATTATTGTTACTACTGTTGATATAGAGGCTGCTCTTACTATCGGTGTTGTCTATGGTTGAGCTGCTACTCTTGGTGTTGTTGGAGGCGATGAAGTTGCTACTGCTCTTGGCACTATTAGAGGCTACGAAGTTGTTGTTGTTGGCGTTGTAGGAGACAAAAAAGCTGTTGCAGTCTGAGGTAAGGGCAGCAGCATTGCAGGCTGGTCGTCGGGCTGCTCGACAGTTAGCAGTAGTTGGTTGGTGCCGAAGGGGTAGACACCGATGGTAGAGGAAGGGATGTTGTGTTTTGTTGATTTCGTGAGAAGAATGGGTTTGATTGTTAATAGTAAGTatagaataagaagaaaaggagaggaAATGTGGGTTTTATGATTCTTAGTTgtgcaaaaaattaaaatttagagatTTTGAAAGAGGTCAACTTGAATTAAATGGGGTGATACCTTGATTGGTACAATTAATACTAAGAGTTTTAAATGGGtgtgaagaaaataaaaagcttGAAAAGTCAAGTAATGAAGATTTAAAGCTAATTGATGGAAAAATAGATACGGAATTTGGAGGTATAAAAGAGAGATTCAAATCTTGATTTTGTTAAGGATATTTTTGGGTATATGAATGAATCTTTTCTATAGCATTCCATTCTTCATCAAAGGGGTGCAAGAGAACTTTATGTCTAAAAGTTTTATGCTTAATTCTAATGAGGATTTCATCCAtgacaaagaaaaagtaaaattattttcagcTTAAGATTTTTTTGTATGTATGAAATTCAGATTCACGGTGTACGAGTTGCATCAATAGTTTTTCAATTCAAGTTGCAGTTATAAAACAAACaggaaataaaggaaagaaggaGAATCAAGGGATACCCAACAATCACAGATAAAAATCAgacaaattcaaaaaaaataaattttttatattttttatacaatcaaatttttcttttacttttgaaACTCTAAATCAATAGTGTTCcagtaatttatatttacaatttttagtaattttatagaCATTAAGTAGAATGCCAAACAAATTATGGTTAAAGGCGTTTGAAATTTAGTCATTCTTGAAAAAAAGTCAGAAATTCAATTAATCACGACGGTTGATGTCCATACACGTCGCACACccacaatatatatatatatatatatatatatatattgcttaTTAACTAATTcaaataactaatatatcaaaataaaaaataaaataaattaaggtaataaaacaaaatataaagtaaaataaaataaaattaaagtaaagtataattagataattaaaataattctatgGTAAATAATTAATCCGTCGagtcttaaatattaaataattatttggttttatcaatttcaataTTCGTCTGACTAATTACTAAATATCCTCTAAGAAATTAATGTCAAATAATATAAGACTTCAGGATATTACAATTTGATTAATCTTTAGATCTATAAAGAACGTAAGAGACGCGTATctcaaacaaaaacaaaacgCACATTTCTAACccatttaattgaaaaaatgtatcttaacttttttttttttatatatatttatagagcttacatttttttattgttttattctttattatttattggaCCATgtgattaaaatattgaacGGTCATGTcatattgtttttattaaaatttagtgaaTAGTAATGTTGTGTTATGgtttttattatcatataaataataaagaatagcTAAAACAAATTATCgtgatttttattagttaaaaagaaGCGTGAAGCAGAGGAAATTACTATGtctatatagtttttattaaataaaaagaaattagtgaATTATCATGTTATTGTGGacaattttttataactattatttttcttttaaagaaggcacttttccataattaagaaaaagaaatgactcaaatataaattaaaaaaaaaaagtataaagaaagaacaaagtCACATCCGCatttcaaaatcaagaaattgAGGAACGCAAACAGAAAGTGAATATTGGACTTGAAAGGTACTAAAAGGTAATAAGAACCATGAATATAAGGCATGTCACTCGAAAAAGGAAAGTAATAAGAACCATGAACCATGAATATAAGCTTAGATATTGCCCCTTATGAAGgcttttgttttcattttgagGTTAGCCACCTGCCATGCCATTGATTTTTAATGTTACAGATTTTCTTACCAAAAGCATTCTTAATGTGAAATGAAATCTAACAATCCTCAATATAATAACACTCCCAGACGTCACAAATAAAGTTATATGTCACCTAGAATATCTTTCTTTTGATTAGGTATTTAAAAtaggttttcttttcctaCCTGGTCTCATAAATGGCTCACCCTTACAGTGCAAACCTCAGATTATTTAGATAACATGCCAGATCGTAACTGCAGGTTAATTTTTTCTGAAATACAAGTTCTGTGCCAACAAAAGCAGCTACAACCATTGATGTGTCCATCCATTGATGACTCCGTCTTAACCAGGGGGCCAGTTCATTTGACGACCCCCAAGGAGATGGACATGAATGTGGTAGACAGACTGACCTGcaaagagaaataaattaacaatcGGATTAATACATACTGACGCTTGCCTCAATATAGCCGCCATATTCGAATTTAAgagttaaattaaatagtcATTCTACTTGATGCACGAAGTATAGACATACATCCACTCGGTCCATCATTAATCACAATCCTAAAGCCATTTTCAAGTCCTTCCAGCTTAGCAACAAGCTTGGCAGTGTAAAGTAGGCGACCAAGAATATCAACGTGCCTCTCCTCAGCCTAAGAAACACAATGCATATGAAATACTTAAAAACAGATAGCGCAAAGATAAGGTCATGCACACCGTCAAAAAGGGGGCAACAAATTGCTCAATTTCATTACAAATAGATAGCACAAAGACAAGGGTTTTCAAGTGGATTAGCAACAACAGTGGGTTCAGATAAGCAAAAGACACGGCTCTTCCAACgtaataatatatgtaatatGTAAACTTGAAGGTTGCTACTTGCATTCACATGCATCTATCCGTAAAGTGTTATGGAGGGAATTTCTGAACTAATGGAAGGCTTAAATAGTATACAAATTTTTAggataaaaggaaataatgGAGAGTCTAGTGACAATATATGAGGTCCTGGCCAGAAACCTATGGCTTCCATTCACCACATACATGCTTGTTCACTGTGTAATCTCCATGAGTTAAATCAAACACCATAGATATGTGTTGCATGCAGCATCCAAAAATTTTGATGATTTAGTTCAAGCTATTTGGAACTACAATACATTGATATCATAACTGCAAAATGTTTCTGCATATCTTTCTCCAATCCAATGCTAGTTCCCTAATCCAATCATACTGTGATAGTAACTTAAAATTTGTCGACAATTAGCTTCATGCTAAACTGTCATATTATATAGTCTAAGGTGCTTTATTTGAGTTCAGTAATGTACAATATTATTAACAGTGTCTGAGAAAATTTAGCCTTTGCTCAAATCACGGTGGATAAACCTTGGCTTTATTCTACTGAATTTTTACAGTGTTCAGGGCTCAATGAAAGGGTATATAGGGGCTCAATGAGGTGTGTCAAGGGCTCAATAAAGGGCCTATCTTGCAATCAAAGACCCAGTTTCACTACAAAATGGCACCAATCTTGCTGGTTATGCaagtatatataaattttctgaATTTCTCACCTTTTGGAACAATACGCTCCCAAGAAACTCATCCAATGAAATCAATGTGGCCTAGCCAATAGGGTAGAAAGATGCCTATTGAAAATATTTGGGTCCTTTATTAGTGCCTTGTTTGTTTCAAACATACCCATttgttaagaaataaattgcataTCAGGAAATGATATTTGCTAGAAGATTATTTACTTGGAAATCACAGTTTTTAGTATCTGGTTCACACACCATTAATTATCCAAGATGtggaattagtattattattttttatttttgtctgtTCATGAACCATATATATAGAACACAATAATGTTTATACATCTTAGTTTAAGAGCAATTGAATATCATTTAGGTCACTTTATCCTACTTCTACTCAAATTAAACTTTCTAATCACCCTCAATAAGTTGCTTCCTCGGATTGAGGAAGTTGTGGGGCTAGGGAAATCAAGACTTCCGGATTTTAACCCACAAACTTTACCTTcacttgattttaatatgagttGTCCAAAACAAACCTTCGCTACTTTCCATTTGTTCTGACTTCATATTTTGTGTGGAATGATCAAGTGATTGAATGCTTCTGCTGTGATATTTTTACGTTACATTTTACAATCAGTGAATACACTGAGAGTTTCTTTTAGCATGCCAATAGGTGAAGCTGTGGTTAGGACACAGAATTACTGGTAGACATTAACATCGAAATATGATATACTGAAATAGTTGTAACAGCTAACAGAGTTGCTACTTAACCAATATTACCAGGTTGGTTTCAGTTCAATAAAAGACCTGTTTGGGATTGTTATTGAATCTTCTTGAACCTTGAGCAACCTTACTAGGTCTTATATGAACCATCACAGTAATGTTTGGCAGGCCCAGTAATAGGATTAATAAAATCAGTCTCTCAGCTTAATTATCAAGAGTAACCAAAAGTGATATAATTAACTAAAGGAGTAGCTGATTCATGCACAATTTCCAGAAAACTATAGCCACTACTATTCAAAGAACAAAAGCAAATTAAAACAGCTATGGGTACCTTTGATAGTCCAGTTAAACCGTCCTTGACTTTGGGAATAATTATAATGTGTATAGGAGCTTGAGGAGATATATCCCTAAAAGCGAGGACCTTAAAGTAAAAAGagtaagaataattaaaatcaaacagCAGAGCCTCCTTatcagatatatatatatatacatatatgatcagaagaaactaaaaacagtagaaaaataataataataataataataataatagtaatataataataataatacttaaaggaaaataaaagaacagaaAGAGTTAGTTTGAAGTAGATATAAGCTAGCAAATTTATCATGTTATTGACATTTAATAACAACCATAAACAGCGTTGAGTTAGTAAATATTTACTGACAAATACTTCAAACACAAGAGAAGTGGAGCATATGAAGCCACCAGATTTAGTATGATGCGttctcaaaaaatttaaaaattacgaCAGAATCTGGATTCTGTAATCAAGTTCTAATTTATAAGTTATGAGATCTGACAGCTAGGCGAACAAACCAGTTATATCCCATTTAAGTAGACTAATCATATACGCCCTAAATCATTTCTAATAAATGAGAATACAATTTAAATGGTCCTTTAATCCAAAAGGTGACTcaactgaaaagaaaaaatatatatgtactgataaagaaatcaaaaacCAAGACAACTAAATTTAATCAAGAAGGCTCCTtgatgagaacatatatatatatatatatatatatatatatatatatatgtataaggtgaattattaaaattcatgcTTTTAAAGCCTCCTATTATTCAAATCATCATGAGGCTTCAATAAGacaaaatgatatatatatatatatatatatatatacagaaaCCCCAACAAAGTATTCCATAAACAGTAACCTATGGTAGTAAAAATAGAGAAGTGCCCtttgaatgaaaagaaaaggttaccAGTAAATTAATGAAGGAAACATAATAAACAAAGCAAATAGCAGCTAAGCACCTTATCATCCTCATAAACAATAGTGGAAGGGATTTCCTTGTCgattattttgtcaaatctacaaaccaaaacaaaaaattaaaatcaagtctgcaaaataattattcatagAATCGCACAGTACAAGCATACCATCAGACGTACTGCAAATTAGTAAGCATCAGCTTATAAGAAACAATAAAGAATCGACTTTACTCTAAGTAGGAATCAACATTTGAAACATGATAAGGATTAAATTACTCCCacataaacaattaatttagatcattcaataaaatgagaaaaaaggaaaggtaGATAGGGTTACATGGTAGGAGAATCGGAGGGAATAGCAGCAAGAGCAGCCTCTTTCTCGGAAGCCATGATGATGTGAGAGGATAATACGCCTATTCTGCGTTTTATATTCCCCTCATTAGGCCTATTATTATCCATACcataaactaataattattgtttttataataccaaatataaaaagaatgggAAGCTAGACAAActttaaaatcttctttaGAGGAGacaaactttaaaattatactctgttttcttcttatagacttttaaaagattttttaatttatttatttaaaaataaatttagagtcaacctttttaaaaaatttagaaaaaaaaaatgtagttgttaaatatattttaaaaataaagtttaatttggctaatttagttattttttaaatttttaaatttttaactttaattttttatatatttgactTAAATTAActctattttagaaaaaaagatgGCATGAGAGTTACTCtctcctaaaaataaaaaaaataaaaaatttataataattttaaaaattaatattataattttaataaaattaatataattaaataataagttgTCATTACTACCATTATTCTAATTGAAACCACTCTcgttagaaaaaaaaataagaacaataaaaagtaaaaagtagcaataattattttttattttattttatttaaatattaatatatatatatattttaatttaaataatttaatttagtatatataattaaaagaaattcttgtATCCAATCTCTTTTAGAGagagtataatttattattttatttttataaaatacagaattaatttgagttaaatatataaaaatttagaccaaaatatctataaatttagaaaatgattaaattgaatCTGAGCAATAAAGTCATGGCCAAATTGactctatttttatattttattatttttttaatttttattattatataatatatatatatatatatatatatatatatatgtgaaaaataaaaataagttaccaaaaatattatttattttttaattaatttaatttaaaataaataatattatcaatttaataaatataaatttaatttaaaaagtccaactctattagaattttaatattaattataaataaaagcttattttattaaaaaataaataaataaatattacatgCATGAAAAACTACTATTATTTAAGtaactattaattataaagGAAATAAGAGTGTTTCTTGCATAGTTTCATTGTTTTCACGTACTTTGACTCAAAAAGATAATTCTATTACTTTTAATGAATTACAAGCATTTTG
Coding sequences within:
- the LOC8270527 gene encoding 14 kDa zinc-binding protein; this encodes MDNNRPNEGNIKRRIGVLSSHIIMASEKEAALAAIPSDSPTIFDKIIDKEIPSTIVYEDDKVLAFRDISPQAPIHIIIIPKVKDGLTGLSKAEERHVDILGRLLYTAKLVAKLEGLENGFRIVINDGPSGCQSVYHIHVHLLGGRQMNWPPG